The window AAAGCTATTCTTCGTCTCATCCTTCTCTGTCTCTGCTTCTCTTCCTCGTTTGACTCTCGCAATCTTCTCTATAACCTCTCCATTCCCTatttaataaaagaagaaggTCAGGAGAAAAAAATGCCCGCAACGGAATTCCAGGGTTCCTCCGTTCCCTTAGGATTTTTAAGCCGGCCGATCCTCAGTATCCGCAGAAACCAAATCGTCTCCATGGAAGGAAACTCAGACCAAGATGATTTCGAGCTCTTTCAGAAACATGTCTCCGATCGTTTCCTCGATCTCTCCTCCTCCctcaccaccactaccactaccactaccacctcCTCCGACGCTGCTGCCTCTGCCGCCACCAGCAACGATGTCGACAACTTCCTTTCCATCGCTTGGCTCCGGAAGCTTCTCGACGTATTCCTCTGTTGCGAAGCCGAGTTCAAGGCTGTCATCTTCCTCGGCCGCGACGCTTCCCAAATGTCCAAGCCTCCccttgatcgccttacccctgaaTTGCTCGATCGCACGGTCAAAGCCCTCGACATCTGCAACACCATCACCCATGGCATCGAGATGCTCCACCATTGGCAGAAACTGGCTGAGATCGCACTCTCGGCACTCAAACAGAGTCCTCTAGGAGAAGGCCAGGTTCGGCGTGCAAAGAAGGCTTTGCATTCGCTGCTCTCCTCCATGACCATCGACGACAAGGACGCTGCGACCAGTAAGATGGCGGAACGGACGTGGTCTTTCGGCCGGAGAGGGTCAGGTTCCGCTGCCATAGCCGCCGCTGTTTCCAAGGAGCGGAGACCTGCCGGGCCTCCCCGGCTGTTCACTTCGTGGAGCGTTCCGAAGAACTGGTCAGCTTCCAAGCAAATCCAAGCGATGTCCTCCAATCTGGTGATACCACGTGGGACGGACTCTACAGGAATGGCCATGCCAGTCTTCATCATGAGCACGGTTCTGGTGTTCGTggcgtggaccttggtggcggCGATCCCGTGCCAGGACCGGACCGGACTCCTGACCCATTTCGCTCTGCCTAGGCAGCTGGGCTGGGCGGGACCCATAATTGGGTTGCAGGAAAGGATCTCAGAggagtggaagaagaaggagaagaagaaatccgCAGGGTTACTGGACGAGATGCAGAGGTTGGAGAGGTGTGGGCAATCGTTGATGGAATTGACGGACTCGATTCAGTTCCCGGCGGAAGAGGAGAAGTTAGAGGAGATAGGTGTGCAGGTGACTGAGTTGGCGGAGATGtgcaagaagatggaagaaggttTGCTTCCCTTGCAGAGGCAACTCAGGGAAATGTTTCACCGGATCGTGAGAAGCAGGACAGAGATCCTTGGTGTCTTGGAACAAAACGATAAACATTCCTCGCTGGTTTTGTAACCAAATGGGTAACAGACAAATATTCCTTGgaaattttaattcaatcttttcttcttctttttttaatgtataATCTTCATGTTCGTAATGCCATTATAGATATAGCTGATAGCCCATCAGGTCATGTGCTTCATCgagcaagatttttttttatcaaaggaTTCTCACTTCAATCATGGTGAACAAAATAAACAATCTGGGCAACCATATAGAAACTGCTTGTGAAGATAACACCGTCAATGCTGGAGAAAGCTAGAAAACCAAATCATCAAAACAGAAGCAAGAATTTCTCTCCTATTGCACTGAAGTATAATACTGGCCATGTTTTGGTGAACTGAAACCTGCTAAGATTTTGCTGCACCAAAACCTAAAACAACAATAAACCCACACCCATTAAATCTTTAGGACTCAATGTACTAGTTCATCATCAAGAGATCCTGGACTAGACTGAAAACAAGCTAAGATATAACAATCTTTTCTCACATAATCCTACAATCTACACCATAATACAGAGTAAATTATCTTCTTACGTATTTCGAGGATGCTTATGCTCGCCATGGCTCTGATCTGTGGATCAATATCGAGCATATCAGAGGCTATAAAAAGGTCAGCTTATcagattggagagagagaattgcttcttttttctttctggcAACCACTTTACTTTTTCAATGATTGAAAGCTGATGAATAAACATGAATCTTCATGAGTTCATGAGAGCCTTTCTATCCCTTCAATTTGCAGACTTCTTACTCCAAAGGCCCCGGCTAGGCTTTAGTATTTGTTTCAGTAGAGTCATTTTTGGAACATTCCAGTGCTCTACATGCCTGATTGAAAACCAACAGAGTTAACAGAATTATTAGGAACTGGATTGGATAGAGGGAAAATAATATGAATTTTCTGGTCTCATCTCCATACAACTTCACCTGCACACCCTTCCAGATTGATCGTCGAAGTAATATTCTGTATATCCAGTAGCTGTAGGAGAATTAAAACACAAAACAAGATTAACATAATGATGAGTTTGAGATCTAAACGGTCTAAATTAATGGCTGATTCTAAAGTTTCATGGGCTGGTGATTGCATATATCAGCCAGGGAAATAAAAGTCTAAGCATCATCTTCATATAATTAGAATGATTATCCTGAAGAATGAAAATTTAAGATGAAATATAGTTACTCAGTAATTTGATTGGCAGAGCCAAGCATACCTGAAAGAATGGGCCTCCATGGAAACGACAAGATGCAACTGAAACGCCAATGTCCAATTCCCTTATCCTGTAGCAGTGTAAGATTGGATATCACCAGTTTGCTCAAATTATATAACTATATACTTCTCCTCCATGGATTTGCTTAGTTTCTTAGTTCAATTGGGTACAGTACAGCAGTAGAAAGCTAAACTGGGTGAAATGCTGGACTCACCTCAAAATTTTCCCACCTCATAAGTTTCATATTTGACTTTTCAATTAAGGACCCAAAATTAGAACAGTTCCTTTTGAAACGGCGAAGCCCTCTGAAGGAACCTGCTGGATCAGCAAATTCACAGTCCTCTTCATATGCAGCGAGTGTCAGATTTCCTGAAAGTCATATAAGATTGCCCAGTTAGAACACAAGTGCTACTTCAGTAAGCATAAAGAACTTACATTCTTCTTCAACCTAGAGTAGGTCGATCTCCATATGTAGTTTGAATTCAGTGAACCCGTAAGGAAACACAAACCTTTAGGGTTGTCCAGAAGTTTGATACTACATGTATCTCAGAAATGTACAAATTCAAAATCAATTGTGAACTCAACAATAAGAAACTGGTCTCAGGTCGCTGAGTTTCAATTGGGGATCtccaattgaaaaaaaaattcaattatcTTCAGAAGGatcaacaaatatatatatatatatatatatatatattccctGGCATCAACTGGCAGAAATATCAGTTCCAATTGAGATCAACAAAGTACAAACCTGTAACAAAATACGATCTTTGGAAGTCGTCCTTAATGGTTTCGACAACCTGGGTACGATCAACCACTCCCTGCCCATCTTCCTCAAGCTCAAGATCCGTGCCGGGAGCTCCAGCATTTGACGGCGAACGGACAAACGATGCTGCAATCCCAAGTAGCTCGGAGCCATACCAGGCCAGCCTGAGTAACACGTTGTCGGATTCGGAAGTTGGATTGATGGATGAAGTAGAATTACTTGTTggggtttggtttttttcacTACACCTGAAAATGCAGATTTTTGGTCGAGACAGTGATCGGAAAGTGACACCTCTATGATGGGAGTGGAAGTGGGGACTAACAGAACTGAAGGATACTACGGAAGCCATTTTCAGGGACAACCGTCGGTAGTTGAAGGGTGGGCGTTGGGAGTCTAGGGACTTTGGGTGACTTCTGGTGGTCGAGAGTTCGCGGTTTCCAGTTTCCAGTTTCTTGTTTGAAATGAAGTGGAACGCCGAGCGAGCGAATGGTAGCCACTAACTAGAGATTGCCAAGAATTGTGCTTTAGTTCAACTCTTCCACGTGGCTAAATTTTGGCTGTACCTTCCCTCCTTCTCTTTGGTACGGATTTTAAACTCAGAATGAGGATCCGGATTGATAGGATGGGTGAGAAATGGATCAAAATCGGCCCAAAATTGTTAGATTTTGGATTGAGATCGACCGGATGCGGATCCTAATTTTAAAACCCTGGTTTCTGATGACAGTGAGATTAAAGAagatttctaccaaaaaaggaGTAAAGAGATTAaagaagaattttttatttttttatttttttatttttttttttaatgacaaGAAAAACTTTCATTAAGCAAGTCAAATGAATATGCATCTTACACACAACAGTTTAATTTTGTAAGCTTAGTTTTTCTAGCCGAATCATGGGCTACCCACCACTAAATATTTTGACTGACTTGAGAGAGTTTAGTGTTTGTCAACCTTGACACTCCGTTTGTTTCAGGgaaattttacttgaaatttttcacttcaaaaaatttgacatgtaagaTTTTACGtgttaaaaagtaaaaaaaaaatattgaaaattttgtcgacatataaaattttacatttatgaagtaaaaTTTACCAAGGAAAAATTCTCAGGTAAAAGTTTACgccgaaacaaacagagcctaaaGTGAAAAGATCcctgttatgtatgtctcgaattcttggacccgtttcgaagaatgacccgctcTGACACTTTTGGTGGCGACCCGAATAGAACTTTTTTTGAGATTTGTGATGGATCAACCcggatccgatggaggagtatttatgttccttacccgctttattgtaaagagagagtaagatttggggttttcgttCTAGGGTTTCTGAGAGAGAGCAGCAGTAccgatttgggtgttcttgagagtttcATTGTAATCTTTTCTCCGatttgcatagtgaatcatcttcgtcttcgcccgtggatgtagcacaccatactggtgtgtgaaccacattatatctctgtgttcttttgctttgttcttgtttcttttcgtgattttgttggtgtttgctataacaaactggtatcagagctcttGGTTGCTTCGATCACTGCATCCATGGCTCCTGCATCAACGAAATTTGATATTGACAAGTTCGATGGGAGCATTAGCTTCAGCTTATGGCAAGTTCGAATGATGGCTGTTCTTGCACAGCAAGACTTGAGGGAAGCCCTACTTGGGAAGGCGAAGAAACCTACAACTATGTCTGAGGAGGAGTGGAACAAGATGGATATCAAAGCCCTTTCGGCTATCCAGTTATGTCTTTCAAATGATGTTTTGCAAGAAGTTCTCTCAGAGAAGACGGCTGCTGAGTTGTGGGCGAAGTTGGAGAACCTGTATCTCACCAAATCCCTTACCAATAGGTTGAGATTAAAGCAACGTTTGTATACCCTTCGTATGGGTGAAGGTAGTTCACTTAAATCCCATATCTCTTATTTCAATTCTATTGTTACTGATTTGAAAGCAGTAGATGTAAaaattgatgatgaagatttagctctgataccatgttaggatatccacgcataaggcaaaaaaaaaaaaaaatagtcccacatcagatACGAAAGAggatgtgggtgggttaataggtacttgggcaccctctccttaacagCTAGCTTTTGAAGATGAGACTCAAGTCcttaacaagtggtatcagagccgggGCATGAAAATTTTCGTTTGGCCGAGGGTTCTCGGGGTTTGATCTCAGGCTCCACGTCAACTCCCGCGTGGAGGGGGAGATCGGAATCTCAGGCTCCACGTGTTTGCCATCCgcgtggagggggagattgttgagatatccacgcataaggcaaaaaaaaaaaaaaaagtagtcccacatcggatacGAAAGGAGATGTGagtgggttaataggtacttaggcaccctctccttaacagctagcttttgaggatgagacacAAGTCCCTAACAATCCCTAGATCGCCCTTTCTTACTGTTCTATAAAAACTAATCCACTATTTCTTAACAATCCGTCTAAATTTTTGTCTCCTCCCATCCCCGTTTCTATCCTGCTTGTAACCATTGTAATAGTAGTCCTTCATTTTCGCATCTTCTGCATTCAGTCATGCATGATTCATAAAAACCGACAAGAAGACAGGGGTTAAGAAGAAAAACTGATGGCCAACCTGAATGCCTCAATTTGTTGGTCATAGACTCATAGCTACCTTCACA is drawn from Telopea speciosissima isolate NSW1024214 ecotype Mountain lineage chromosome 1, Tspe_v1, whole genome shotgun sequence and contains these coding sequences:
- the LOC122642829 gene encoding uncharacterized protein LOC122642829 — encoded protein: MASVVSFSSVSPHFHSHHRGVTFRSLSRPKICIFRCSEKNQTPTSNSTSSINPTSESDNVLLRLAWYGSELLGIAASFVRSPSNAGAPGTDLELEEDGQGVVDRTQVVETIKDDFQRSYFVTGNLTLAAYEEDCEFADPAGSFRGLRRFKRNCSNFGSLIEKSNMKLMRWENFEDKGIGHWRFSCILSFPWRPILSATGYTEYYFDDQSGRVCRHVEHWNVPKMTLLKQILKPSRGLWSKKSAN
- the LOC122660915 gene encoding protein ROH1-like, whose translation is MPATEFQGSSVPLGFLSRPILSIRRNQIVSMEGNSDQDDFELFQKHVSDRFLDLSSSLTTTTTTTTTSSDAAASAATSNDVDNFLSIAWLRKLLDVFLCCEAEFKAVIFLGRDASQMSKPPLDRLTPELLDRTVKALDICNTITHGIEMLHHWQKLAEIALSALKQSPLGEGQVRRAKKALHSLLSSMTIDDKDAATSKMAERTWSFGRRGSGSAAIAAAVSKERRPAGPPRLFTSWSVPKNWSASKQIQAMSSNLVIPRGTDSTGMAMPVFIMSTVLVFVAWTLVAAIPCQDRTGLLTHFALPRQLGWAGPIIGLQERISEEWKKKEKKKSAGLLDEMQRLERCGQSLMELTDSIQFPAEEEKLEEIGVQVTELAEMCKKMEEGLLPLQRQLREMFHRIVRSRTEILGVLEQNDKHSSLVL